A window of the Procambarus clarkii isolate CNS0578487 chromosome 79, FALCON_Pclarkii_2.0, whole genome shotgun sequence genome harbors these coding sequences:
- the LOC123750375 gene encoding uncharacterized protein → MESSEYRRNQSENNFTTLQKIWYSSDKENKKRRQVEEKILDYRIPEAHDLSKPTSTPRMEPIKSRRRTKQENFLWYRSTAKNNNCLTFHKIWYPSEERDKEEKHRQVKEEWLDCQMPEAIEVNPSKRRCLWPSAKESYMPYTSGIQNTQVKWYSSEERDKEEKHRQVKEEWLDCQMPEAIEVNPSKRRCLWPSAKESYMPYTSGVQNTQVKWYSSEEMDKEEKHRQVKEEWLDCQMPDAIEVNPSKRRCLWRSSKETYMPYTSGVQNTQVKWYSSEEMDKEEKHRQVKEEWLDCQMPEAIEVNPSRRRCLWRSSKETYMPYTSRVQNTQSSITKADPFSLHYGDIPQPCKENVSIPQEYSTVIKYRASLLSNSSESYRPSHRYSIYDENGYNVRGYYTAGFYPQQ, encoded by the coding sequence ATGGAATCAAGCGAGTACCGTAGAAACCAGTCAGAAAATAATTTTACAACTTTACAGAAGATTTGGTATTCAAGTGATAAAGAAAATAAAAAGCGTCGACAAGTAGAGGAGAAAATACTGGACTACAGGATACCAGAAGCCCATGATCTTTCTAAACCTACTTCTACACCTAGAATGGAACCAATCAAGTCCCGTAGAAGAACGAAGCAAGAAAATTTCTTGTGGTACCGTAGTACCGCAAAAAATAATAATTGTTTAACTTTTCACAAGATTTGGTATCCAAGTGAAGAAAGGGATAAAGAAGAAAAACATCGACAAGTAAAGGAAGAATGGCTTGACTGTCAGATGCCAGAAGCCATAGAAGTGAATCCCTCCAAGCGCAGATGCCTTTGGCCTTCTGCCAAGGAATCGTACATGCCTTATACCTCAGGAATCCAGAATACCCAAGTGAAATGGTATTCAAGTGAAGAAAGGGATAAAGAAGAAAAACATCGACAAGTAAAGGAAGAATGGCTTGACTGTCAGATGCCAGAAGCCATAGAAGTGAATCCCTCCAAGCGCAGATGCCTTTGGCCTTCCGCCAAGGAATCGTACATGCCTTATACCTCAGGAGTCCAGAATACCCAAGTGAAATGGTATTCAAGTGAAGAAATGGATAAAGAAGAAAAACATCGACAAGTAAAGGAAGAATGGCTTGACTGTCAGATGCCAGACGCCATAGAAGTGAATCCCTCCAAGCGCAGATGCCTTTGGCGTTCCTCCAAGGAAACGTACATGCCTTATACCTCAGGAGTCCAGAATACCCAAGTGAAATGGTATTCAAGTGAAGAAATGGATAAAGAAGAAAAACATCGACAAGTAAAGGAAGAATGGCTTGACTGTCAGATGCCAGAAGCCATAGAAGTAAATCCCTCTAGGCGCAGATGCCTTTGGCGTTCCTCCAAGGAAACGTACATGCCTTATACCTCAAGAGTCCAGAATACCCAGTCGAGCATTACTAAGGCCGACCCATTTTCGCTCCACTATGGTGATATTCCTCAACCTTGTAAAGAAAACGTCAGTATACCTCAAGAATACTCCACTGTCATAAAGTATAGAGCTTCCTTGTTAAGCAACTCCAGTGAATCTTACAGACCAAGTCATCGATATTCAATATATGACGAGAATGGATACAACGTAAGAGGTTACTACACTGCAGGATTCTACCCTCAGCAATGA